The following are encoded in a window of Mycobacterium sp. ELW1 genomic DNA:
- the rsfS gene encoding ribosome silencing factor, with product MTASDEAVQMATVAARAAAAKLAQDVVVIDVSGQLVITDCFVIASASNERQVNAIVDEVEEKMRLAGYKPARREGTREGRWVLLDYVDIVVHIQHQEERNFYALDRLWRDCPFLSVNLDDVEVEDTP from the coding sequence GTGACCGCGTCCGACGAAGCCGTCCAGATGGCCACTGTGGCCGCGCGGGCCGCCGCCGCCAAGCTCGCGCAGGACGTCGTCGTGATCGACGTGTCCGGCCAGCTGGTGATCACCGACTGCTTCGTGATCGCCTCGGCCTCCAACGAGCGGCAGGTCAACGCGATCGTCGACGAGGTCGAGGAGAAGATGCGGCTGGCCGGATACAAGCCGGCCCGTCGGGAAGGCACCCGCGAAGGCCGCTGGGTGCTCTTGGACTACGTCGACATCGTGGTGCACATCCAGCATCAGGAGGAGCGCAACTTCTACGCCCTGGACCGGTTGTGGCGGGATTGCCCCTTCCTGAGCGTGAATCTGGATGACGTTGAGGTCGAGGACACCCCATGA
- the gpgP gene encoding glucosyl-3-phosphoglycerate phosphatase produces MRVRRLVMLRHGQTEYNAGSRMQGQLDSELTDLGRAQAVAAAEVLAKRQPVRIVSSDLHRAYDTAVALGERTGLRVEVDTRLRETHLGDWQGLTHHEVDAISPGARLAWRDDATWAPHGGESRVDVAHRSVPLVAELVAAERDWGVDEPDRPLVLVAHGGLIAALCAGLLALPVESWPVLGGMGNASWAQLSGHGADDAAFEDIRWRLDVWNASAQVANDVL; encoded by the coding sequence ATGAGGGTGCGCAGGCTGGTCATGCTGCGCCACGGGCAGACGGAGTACAACGCCGGCAGTCGTATGCAGGGTCAGCTCGACAGCGAGCTCACCGACTTGGGCCGGGCTCAGGCTGTTGCCGCTGCCGAGGTGCTCGCCAAGCGTCAGCCGGTGCGCATCGTTTCCTCGGATCTGCACCGCGCTTACGACACCGCGGTGGCGCTGGGGGAGCGCACCGGGCTGCGGGTGGAGGTCGACACCCGGCTCCGCGAAACCCACCTCGGTGACTGGCAGGGTCTGACGCACCATGAGGTGGACGCCATCTCACCAGGTGCGCGGCTGGCCTGGCGCGACGACGCCACCTGGGCTCCGCACGGCGGCGAGAGCCGGGTGGATGTCGCCCACCGCAGTGTCCCTTTGGTTGCCGAATTGGTTGCCGCAGAACGTGACTGGGGTGTCGACGAGCCCGACCGGCCGCTGGTGCTGGTAGCCCACGGTGGGCTGATCGCTGCGCTGTGCGCCGGGCTGCTGGCGCTTCCGGTCGAGAGCTGGCCGGTGCTGGGTGGGATGGGCAACGCGAGTTGGGCGCAGCTGTCCGGACACGGTGCCGACGACGCCGCCTTCGAGGACATCCGTTGGCGTCTCGACGTGTGGAACGCTTCGGCGCAGGTGGCCAACGATGTCCTCTGA
- the octT gene encoding diglucosylglycerate octanoyltransferase codes for MSSEPTLLIFCDSLSYYGPQGGLPSDDPRIWPNIVGRQLGWDVELIGRIGWTSRDVWWAATQDPRAWAALPRAGAVIFATSGMDSLPSPLPTALRELIRYVRPSWLRRWVRDGYGWVQPRLSPMARPALPPHLTVEYLEMTRGAIDFNRPGIPMVASVPSVHIAPTYGMSHRGRPGTVAAINEWAAQHDIPVVDLKAAVAEEVLAGRGNPDGIHWNFEAHSGVADLMLKALAEAGVPLDNARD; via the coding sequence ATGTCCTCTGAGCCGACACTTCTGATCTTCTGCGACTCGCTGTCCTACTACGGCCCGCAAGGCGGCCTGCCCTCGGACGATCCGCGGATCTGGCCCAATATTGTTGGCCGTCAACTGGGTTGGGACGTCGAGCTGATCGGTCGCATCGGGTGGACCAGCCGCGACGTCTGGTGGGCAGCCACCCAGGATCCGCGGGCGTGGGCCGCGCTGCCCCGCGCCGGTGCGGTGATCTTCGCGACGAGCGGGATGGATTCGCTGCCCTCGCCGCTTCCCACCGCGTTGCGTGAATTGATCCGCTACGTCCGCCCGTCCTGGCTGCGCCGCTGGGTGCGCGACGGCTACGGCTGGGTTCAGCCGAGGCTCTCGCCGATGGCGCGTCCGGCGCTGCCGCCGCACCTGACGGTGGAGTACCTCGAAATGACCCGCGGTGCAATCGACTTCAACCGACCCGGTATCCCGATGGTCGCGTCGGTACCCTCGGTGCACATTGCGCCCACCTACGGCATGTCCCATCGCGGCAGGCCCGGCACGGTCGCCGCGATCAACGAGTGGGCGGCGCAGCACGACATTCCGGTGGTCGATCTGAAAGCCGCGGTGGCCGAGGAGGTTCTGGCCGGCCGCGGCAACCCGGACGGGATCCACTGGAACTTCGAGGCGCACTCCGGTGTCGCCGACCTGATGCTCAAGGCCCTCGCCGAAGCGGGGGTCCCACTCGACAACGCGCGCGACTGA
- a CDS encoding DegV family protein has protein sequence MAVVVVTDSSARLRTDDVRACGIRVVPLHILVDGRDLRDGVDAVPADLYQRGHVTTAGATPSELSAAYREALRASGGDGVVAVHISGELSSTLGAAEYAAREFDGAVRVVDSKSTGMGTGFVALAAARAALGGAGLEAVAAEAESTVSRVRAYIVVQRLDNLRRSGRIGTAASWLGTALALKPLLRIDDQGRLVLAQRVRTASKAQAAMIEQVLEVVGERHAALAVHHIDNPDAAGELAATLASALPGCGDVIVTDLGPVLGVHVGAGAVGIVVALDPTPPDRLTPA, from the coding sequence ATGGCCGTCGTGGTGGTCACCGATTCGTCGGCTCGGCTCCGGACCGATGACGTCCGCGCCTGCGGTATCCGCGTTGTGCCACTGCACATCCTGGTCGACGGCCGCGACCTGCGCGACGGCGTCGACGCTGTCCCGGCCGATCTGTATCAACGCGGTCATGTGACGACAGCCGGGGCGACCCCGAGTGAACTGTCCGCGGCCTATCGGGAGGCATTGCGCGCCAGCGGCGGCGACGGAGTGGTGGCCGTGCACATCTCCGGCGAGCTCTCCAGCACGCTGGGGGCTGCCGAATATGCGGCCCGCGAGTTCGACGGTGCCGTACGGGTGGTGGATTCGAAGTCGACGGGGATGGGCACCGGGTTCGTCGCTCTGGCGGCGGCGCGTGCCGCGCTCGGCGGAGCTGGCCTGGAAGCCGTTGCCGCCGAGGCGGAATCGACGGTTTCCCGGGTGCGTGCCTATATCGTCGTGCAGCGGCTGGACAACCTGCGCCGCAGCGGCCGCATCGGTACCGCCGCATCCTGGTTGGGCACCGCGCTCGCGCTCAAGCCGCTGCTGCGCATCGACGATCAGGGCCGGCTGGTGCTGGCCCAACGGGTGCGCACCGCATCCAAGGCCCAGGCCGCCATGATCGAGCAGGTTCTCGAGGTGGTGGGCGAGCGGCATGCCGCGCTCGCAGTCCACCACATCGACAATCCCGACGCCGCAGGGGAACTGGCCGCCACGTTGGCGTCGGCGCTGCCCGGGTGCGGTGACGTGATCGTCACCGACCTGGGCCCGGTGCTCGGCGTGCACGTCGGCGCCGGCGCGGTGGGAATCGTCGTCGCACTCGATCCCACCCCGCCGGATCGCCTCACGCCTGCTTGA
- a CDS encoding YceI family protein: protein MTAAVQATDLTGTWSIDPVHSSISFSVRHLVVSKVRGTFGAFSGAVTVAADGTPSVTAEIDVASVYTGNEQRDAHLRAPDFFDVEQYPTATFVSTAVIPDGDTHRLEGDFTLKGVTRRISLPVQFNGVNPGMGHGAVAGFEASVVLNRKDFGIDIDMPLETGGAVVGDKVTITLEIEALKQA, encoded by the coding sequence ATGACCGCAGCGGTTCAGGCCACCGACCTCACCGGAACCTGGTCGATCGACCCCGTCCATTCGTCGATCAGCTTCTCAGTACGTCACCTCGTCGTCAGCAAGGTCCGCGGGACCTTCGGCGCGTTCAGCGGCGCCGTCACCGTCGCGGCCGACGGCACGCCGTCGGTGACCGCCGAGATCGACGTCGCCTCGGTCTACACCGGCAACGAGCAGCGCGATGCGCACCTGCGGGCGCCCGACTTCTTCGACGTCGAGCAGTACCCCACCGCCACCTTCGTTTCGACGGCGGTGATTCCCGACGGCGATACCCACCGGCTCGAGGGCGACTTCACCCTCAAGGGCGTGACTCGCCGGATCAGCCTGCCCGTGCAGTTCAACGGGGTGAATCCCGGCATGGGGCACGGCGCGGTCGCCGGGTTCGAGGCATCAGTGGTGCTGAACCGCAAGGACTTCGGCATCGACATCGACATGCCGTTGGAGACCGGCGGGGCGGTTGTCGGCGACAAGGTCACCATCACCCTCGAAATCGAGGCCCTCAAGCAGGCGTGA
- a CDS encoding dihydrodipicolinate reductase, with product MTAITDRPIRVIQWTTGNIGRRSLHAIISRPDLELVGVYAHGADKLGVDAAELSGWPEPTGVTATNDIDALLAAKPDACCYNPLWPSVDELVRLLEAGVNVCSSAAWITGGKQSPEDLARIRKACEQGNSTIFGSGAHPGMTNMVGMVLSGACERVDEIRITESVDCSTYESAGTQSAMGFGCDPDTEGLAESVRVESEVFAESAAMMADAIGAKLDRMTFDVTFTTATGDSDLGFMTIPEGTVGGVYGYHRGWVGDRNVVSVGFNWIMGSHVVPPKPLEHGHVIQVYGVPNMRTVLHCLPPKNWPEPGFMGLGMIYTALPVTNAVPAVVAAKPGIATLADLPPVTGRFAPS from the coding sequence ATGACCGCCATCACCGACCGCCCCATCCGGGTGATCCAGTGGACAACCGGCAACATCGGTCGCCGGTCGCTGCACGCGATCATCAGCCGGCCGGATCTGGAACTGGTCGGGGTGTACGCCCACGGCGCCGACAAGCTCGGTGTCGACGCTGCCGAGTTGTCCGGCTGGCCCGAACCCACGGGCGTCACCGCGACCAACGACATCGATGCGCTGCTGGCGGCCAAACCGGACGCCTGCTGCTACAACCCGTTGTGGCCCAGCGTGGACGAGTTGGTGCGGCTGTTGGAGGCCGGCGTCAACGTGTGTTCGTCGGCGGCGTGGATCACCGGGGGCAAGCAGTCACCCGAGGATCTGGCCAGGATCCGAAAGGCTTGTGAGCAAGGCAATTCCACGATCTTCGGTAGCGGCGCGCATCCCGGGATGACGAATATGGTCGGCATGGTGCTCTCCGGTGCCTGCGAGCGCGTCGACGAAATCCGCATCACCGAGTCGGTGGACTGCTCGACCTATGAGTCGGCGGGCACCCAGTCGGCGATGGGATTCGGCTGCGATCCCGACACCGAAGGGCTGGCCGAGAGTGTGCGGGTGGAGAGCGAGGTGTTCGCCGAGTCCGCGGCGATGATGGCCGACGCGATCGGCGCGAAGCTGGACCGGATGACCTTCGATGTCACGTTCACCACCGCCACCGGGGACAGCGACCTCGGGTTCATGACGATTCCGGAGGGCACCGTCGGCGGCGTGTACGGCTACCACCGGGGCTGGGTGGGCGATCGCAATGTCGTCAGCGTCGGGTTCAACTGGATCATGGGCAGTCACGTGGTGCCGCCCAAGCCACTCGAGCACGGTCACGTCATCCAGGTGTACGGGGTGCCCAACATGCGCACGGTGCTGCACTGCCTGCCGCCGAAGAACTGGCCGGAACCGGGCTTCATGGGGCTGGGCATGATCTACACCGCGCTGCCGGTCACCAACGCGGTGCCCGCTGTCGTCGCCGCCAAGCCCGGCATCGCGACGCTGGCCGATCTGCCGCCGGTCACGGGCAGGTTCGCCCCCAGCTGA
- a CDS encoding ComEA family DNA-binding protein encodes MRTDEPLAGLQRRLRGDPAGEPTDDDDEDEIPVPSWIPDGRTDRGANWLAAIRADPGRSGGIALAVIAVVAVLITVFALMRDDPPPVVSAKLPPVEMVSSAASRPGPDPNQPVVVSVVGLVTKPGLVTLAPDARIADAVSAAGGALNGADTLGLNMARHLTDGEQIVVGIGTPAGQPTALGSSVSGTPPAASDPPAAPGKGAPAEPVNLNAATVEQLDALPGVGPVTAAAIVAWRDANGKFASVDQLGEVDGIGPARLEKLRALVRV; translated from the coding sequence ATGCGAACCGATGAGCCGCTGGCCGGCCTGCAGCGCCGGCTCCGAGGTGACCCGGCGGGTGAGCCGACTGATGATGACGACGAGGACGAGATCCCGGTACCCAGCTGGATCCCGGACGGGCGCACTGACCGCGGTGCGAACTGGCTGGCCGCGATCCGGGCCGACCCAGGCCGCTCCGGCGGTATCGCGCTGGCGGTGATCGCCGTTGTGGCCGTCCTGATCACGGTGTTCGCTCTGATGCGTGACGACCCGCCACCGGTGGTGTCGGCCAAGCTGCCGCCGGTGGAGATGGTGTCCTCGGCCGCCTCGCGGCCCGGACCGGATCCCAACCAGCCTGTGGTGGTCAGCGTGGTCGGGCTCGTCACCAAGCCCGGTCTGGTGACCCTGGCGCCGGACGCCCGCATCGCCGACGCGGTGTCGGCCGCGGGCGGCGCACTGAACGGGGCCGACACGCTCGGGCTGAACATGGCGCGCCATCTCACCGACGGCGAACAGATCGTCGTCGGCATCGGCACCCCGGCCGGCCAGCCGACCGCACTGGGCAGTTCGGTCAGCGGCACACCGCCCGCCGCGTCCGATCCGCCGGCGGCGCCGGGGAAGGGCGCACCGGCAGAGCCGGTCAACCTCAACGCCGCCACCGTCGAGCAGCTCGATGCGCTTCCGGGCGTGGGGCCGGTGACAGCCGCCGCGATCGTGGCGTGGCGGGACGCCAACGGCAAGTTCGCCAGCGTCGACCAGCTCGGTGAGGTCGACGGCATCGGCCCGGCGCGGCTGGAGAAACTACGGGCGCTGGTGCGGGTTTGA
- a CDS encoding ComEC/Rec2 family competence protein — MTDVGARLDLRLVPAAVTAWAVTAVAITWAVGPLLAAACAGVGIGWALLARRCSERVPVLRMAGAAVAGAAVVGAGFALAAAMRSDAVREHPIAQRFGAVATVTVTPGEEPRQLGSGRLMFRAALSQFDGAEMTGSVVVFAQAQGFGEVMAGQPVRFKARISRPTRRDLTVAVLNATGRPTVGRASPLQRAARAVRDQFARSARDVLPADQAAILPGLVLGDTSAVSPTTATEFKTAGLTHLTAVSGANVTIVCGAVLLSAGLVGPRAAVGLAAVALVAFVIVVQPTASVLRAAVMGAIALVAIVSARRRQAVPVLAATVLGLLIAAPQLAVDAGFALSVSATAALIVLAPGWSARLIARGWPKPLADALCVALAAQLVTAPLVAAISGKLSVIGVLANLAVAVVIPPITVLGTAAAALCWLLPPAAGLLIRFTGPELWWLLRVASTAADVPGAAVSVPSGLGGVLAVAGTSLAVLLVWRCVKVGVSRCRPHMKRSSGERDGRRSASDPG; from the coding sequence TTGACGGATGTGGGGGCCCGGCTCGATCTGCGGCTGGTCCCCGCGGCGGTGACGGCCTGGGCGGTGACCGCGGTGGCGATCACGTGGGCGGTGGGCCCGCTGCTGGCAGCAGCCTGCGCGGGCGTCGGCATCGGTTGGGCGCTGCTGGCTCGCCGGTGCAGCGAGCGGGTGCCGGTTCTCCGCATGGCCGGCGCCGCGGTGGCGGGCGCTGCGGTCGTGGGTGCGGGCTTCGCGCTGGCGGCGGCCATGCGCAGCGACGCGGTCCGTGAACATCCGATCGCACAGCGATTCGGCGCGGTGGCGACAGTGACGGTGACGCCGGGGGAGGAGCCCCGCCAGCTGGGCAGTGGACGGCTGATGTTCCGTGCCGCGCTTTCGCAGTTCGACGGTGCCGAGATGACCGGCAGTGTGGTGGTTTTCGCGCAGGCACAGGGTTTCGGTGAGGTGATGGCCGGCCAGCCCGTCCGCTTCAAGGCCCGCATCAGCCGGCCGACCCGGCGCGACTTGACGGTGGCCGTGCTCAACGCGACCGGCCGACCCACGGTGGGGCGGGCGTCGCCGCTGCAACGGGCGGCCCGGGCGGTGCGTGACCAGTTCGCCCGATCGGCCCGCGACGTGCTGCCCGCCGATCAGGCTGCCATCCTGCCGGGGCTGGTATTGGGCGATACCTCAGCGGTATCACCCACCACCGCAACGGAATTCAAGACAGCCGGGCTCACCCACCTCACCGCGGTCTCCGGCGCCAACGTCACGATCGTCTGCGGCGCCGTGCTGCTGTCCGCCGGCCTGGTGGGACCGCGCGCGGCGGTCGGGCTGGCGGCCGTCGCGCTGGTGGCGTTCGTCATCGTCGTACAGCCCACGGCCAGCGTGTTGCGCGCGGCGGTGATGGGCGCCATCGCATTGGTGGCCATCGTGAGCGCCCGCAGGAGGCAGGCGGTTCCGGTGTTGGCGGCCACCGTACTCGGATTGCTCATCGCGGCACCGCAATTGGCTGTCGACGCGGGCTTCGCGCTGTCGGTGTCCGCGACCGCCGCGCTCATCGTGCTGGCCCCCGGCTGGTCGGCTCGGCTGATCGCCCGCGGCTGGCCGAAGCCTCTGGCCGACGCGTTGTGTGTCGCGTTGGCCGCCCAATTGGTCACCGCACCGTTGGTCGCCGCGATATCGGGCAAGCTGAGCGTGATCGGCGTCCTCGCCAATCTGGCTGTCGCCGTGGTGATCCCGCCGATCACGGTGCTGGGTACCGCGGCCGCCGCGCTGTGTTGGCTGCTGCCCCCGGCCGCCGGGCTGCTGATCCGCTTCACCGGTCCGGAGCTGTGGTGGCTGCTGCGCGTCGCGTCCACCGCCGCGGACGTCCCCGGTGCCGCGGTGAGCGTGCCGTCCGGGCTCGGTGGCGTGCTGGCCGTCGCGGGAACGTCGCTCGCCGTGTTGCTGGTGTGGCGATGCGTGAAGGTCGGTGTCAGCCGATGTCGGCCGCACATGAAACGATCATCGGGTGAGCGCGACGGTAGACGGTCTGCATCTGATCCTGGGTGA
- the holA gene encoding DNA polymerase III subunit delta → MHLILGDEELLVDRAISEVMRLARDASGGADVPVDRLRAGDVSVNELAELLSPSLFADERVVVLESAAEAGKEAVELIATAAADLPPGTVLAVAHSGGGRAKALADQLKKLGAQVHPCAKITKAAERADFVRAEFRAQKIKVDEDTITALLDAVGSDIRELAAACSQLVADTAGHVDAIAVRRYHSGKAEVSGFDIADKAVVGDVAGSAEALRWAMLRGVPHVVLADALAEAVHTIARVGPVSGDPYRLASELGMPPWKIQKAQKQSRRWSRDKVATAMRLVAALNADVKGAAADADYVLEDAVRKVAQLAAGSGRD, encoded by the coding sequence CTGCATCTGATCCTGGGTGATGAGGAGTTACTGGTGGACCGCGCCATCTCCGAGGTGATGCGGCTGGCCCGCGACGCGTCCGGCGGCGCCGACGTCCCGGTGGACCGGTTGCGCGCGGGCGATGTGTCGGTCAACGAGCTCGCCGAACTGCTCAGCCCGTCGCTGTTCGCCGACGAGCGGGTGGTGGTGCTCGAATCGGCCGCCGAGGCCGGCAAGGAGGCTGTGGAGCTGATCGCGACGGCAGCAGCCGACCTGCCGCCCGGAACTGTGCTCGCGGTCGCACACTCCGGTGGTGGGCGCGCCAAGGCGCTCGCCGATCAGCTCAAGAAGCTCGGCGCCCAGGTGCATCCGTGCGCCAAGATCACCAAGGCCGCCGAGCGGGCCGACTTCGTGCGCGCCGAATTCCGCGCACAGAAGATCAAGGTCGACGAGGACACCATCACCGCGCTGCTCGACGCCGTCGGCTCCGACATCCGGGAACTCGCCGCGGCGTGCTCACAGCTGGTCGCCGACACAGCCGGTCATGTCGACGCGATCGCGGTCCGGCGCTATCACAGCGGTAAGGCGGAGGTCTCCGGCTTCGATATCGCCGACAAGGCCGTGGTGGGTGATGTCGCGGGCTCGGCCGAGGCGCTGCGCTGGGCGATGTTGCGCGGCGTGCCGCACGTCGTGCTGGCCGATGCGCTCGCCGAGGCGGTGCACACGATCGCGCGGGTGGGCCCGGTATCCGGCGACCCGTACCGGTTGGCCTCGGAGCTGGGGATGCCGCCGTGGAAGATCCAGAAGGCGCAAAAGCAGTCGCGGCGCTGGTCGCGCGACAAGGTGGCGACGGCGATGCGGCTGGTCGCGGCGTTGAACGCCGACGTCAAGGGTGCAGCAGCCGATGCGGACTACGTGCTGGAGGATGCGGTACGCAAGGTGGCGCAACTGGCCGCTGGAAGCGGCCGGGACTGA
- the rpsT gene encoding 30S ribosomal protein S20 — protein MANIKSQEKRIRTNERRRVRNKSVKSALHTAIRGFRTAAAEGDKDKAAELLVTTSRKLDKAASKGVIHKNQAANKKSALAQAFNKI, from the coding sequence GTGGCCAACATCAAGTCGCAGGAAAAGCGCATCCGCACCAACGAGCGGCGCCGGGTGCGCAACAAGTCGGTGAAGAGTGCGCTGCATACCGCGATCCGCGGTTTCCGGACGGCCGCTGCTGAGGGCGACAAGGACAAGGCCGCCGAGCTGCTCGTGACGACCAGCCGCAAGCTGGACAAGGCCGCCAGCAAGGGCGTCATTCACAAGAACCAGGCGGCCAACAAGAAGTCCGCTCTGGCGCAGGCCTTCAACAAGATCTGA
- a CDS encoding circularly permuted type 2 ATP-grasp protein, whose amino-acid sequence MGHVSLRTLPSETNRSSRNGSRQPRHHDHIFGGYNNLGSYAKAFDEMFDNQGNVRGPYKGIFAELAPSDAEELEARAEALGRAFIDQGITFSLSGQERPFPLDLVPRVISAAEWSRLERGITQRVKALEMYLDDIYGDQEILRDGVIPRRLVTSCEHFHRQAAGISPPNGVRIHVAGIDLVRDAQGTFRVLEDNLRSPSGVSYVMENRRTMARVFPNLFATHRVRAVGDYSSHLLRALRNAAATNEADPTVVVLTPGPFNSAYFEHSLLARQMGVELVEGRDLFCRDNVVYMRTTEGERQVDVIYRRIDDDYLDPMQFRPDSVLGVAGLLNAARAGNVVISSAVGNGVGDDKLVYTYVPTIIEYYLGEKPLLANVDTFRCWLDEEREEVLDRIDELVIKPVEGSGGYGIVFGPDASEKELATIRKKVIADPRGWIAQPVVQLSTVPTKVGDALAPRHVDLRPFAVNDGEDVWVLPGGLTRTALIEGSLVVNSSQGGGSKDTWVLASKTSVAARELGDAEVVRKIPKPGKAPVAEKGPESSGQQQQGQQQQSQSQQQQQQQQQQQVMR is encoded by the coding sequence ATGGGACACGTGAGCCTTCGAACCCTGCCTTCGGAAACAAACCGGTCGTCGCGCAATGGGTCGCGACAACCTCGGCATCACGACCATATCTTCGGCGGCTACAACAACCTCGGCTCCTATGCCAAGGCCTTCGACGAGATGTTCGACAACCAGGGCAATGTCCGGGGACCGTACAAGGGAATCTTTGCCGAACTCGCGCCGTCCGACGCCGAGGAGCTCGAGGCCAGGGCCGAGGCGCTGGGCCGCGCGTTCATCGATCAGGGCATCACGTTCTCGCTGTCCGGTCAGGAGCGACCCTTCCCGCTCGACCTGGTGCCCCGGGTGATCTCCGCCGCTGAGTGGTCCCGGCTCGAACGGGGCATCACCCAACGGGTCAAGGCCCTGGAGATGTACCTCGACGACATCTACGGCGACCAGGAAATCCTGCGTGACGGGGTCATCCCGCGCCGGCTGGTCACCTCCTGCGAGCACTTCCACCGGCAGGCTGCCGGCATCAGCCCGCCGAACGGGGTGCGCATCCACGTCGCCGGCATCGACCTGGTTCGCGACGCCCAGGGCACCTTCCGGGTGCTCGAAGACAACCTGCGCTCCCCGTCGGGCGTGTCCTACGTCATGGAGAACCGGCGGACCATGGCCCGGGTCTTCCCCAACCTGTTCGCCACCCACCGGGTGCGCGCGGTCGGTGACTATTCGTCGCACCTGCTGCGGGCGCTGCGCAATGCCGCGGCCACCAACGAGGCCGACCCGACGGTCGTCGTGCTCACCCCGGGGCCGTTCAACTCGGCCTACTTCGAGCATTCCCTGCTGGCCCGGCAGATGGGCGTGGAGCTGGTCGAGGGCCGCGATCTGTTCTGTCGCGACAACGTCGTCTACATGCGCACCACCGAAGGGGAGCGCCAGGTCGATGTCATCTACCGCCGCATCGACGACGACTACCTCGACCCGATGCAGTTCCGTCCCGACTCGGTGCTCGGCGTGGCGGGCCTGCTGAACGCCGCACGTGCCGGCAACGTCGTGATCTCCAGCGCGGTCGGCAACGGCGTCGGCGACGACAAACTGGTCTACACCTACGTGCCGACGATCATCGAGTACTACCTCGGCGAGAAGCCGTTGTTGGCCAACGTCGACACGTTCCGCTGCTGGCTCGACGAGGAGCGCGAGGAAGTTCTCGACCGGATCGACGAACTGGTGATCAAACCGGTCGAGGGTTCCGGCGGTTACGGCATCGTGTTCGGTCCGGACGCATCCGAGAAGGAACTGGCGACCATTCGCAAGAAGGTCATCGCGGATCCTCGCGGCTGGATCGCGCAGCCGGTCGTCCAGTTGTCGACGGTGCCCACCAAGGTCGGCGATGCCCTTGCCCCGCGTCACGTCGATCTGCGGCCGTTCGCCGTCAACGACGGCGAGGATGTCTGGGTGCTGCCCGGCGGACTGACCCGCACGGCGCTGATCGAGGGGTCGCTGGTGGTCAACTCCAGCCAGGGCGGGGGATCCAAAGACACCTGGGTGCTGGCCTCGAAGACATCGGTGGCCGCCCGCGAACTCGGTGACGCCGAGGTGGTGCGCAAGATTCCCAAACCCGGAAAGGCGCCGGTCGCCGAGAAAGGCCCCGAGTCGTCCGGTCAGCAGCAACAAGGCCAACAGCAGCAGAGCCAGAGCCAGCAACAGCAACAGCAACAGCAACAGCAGCAGGTGATGCGCTGA
- a CDS encoding alpha-E domain-containing protein: MLARNAEALYWIGRYVERADDIARILDVTVHQLLEDSSVDPDQTSRILLQVLGIEPPKHQLDLWSLTDLVAFSRDTAGGCSIVEAISAARENARSAREVTSSDMWECLNTTYNALAERERAARRLGPHEFFSFIEGRAAMFAGLADSTLSRDDGYRFLVLGRAIERVDMTVRLLLSRVGDSASSPAWVTVLRSAGAHDTYLRTYRGVLDASRVVEFMLLDRLFPRSIYYSLKLAEHSLDELMHRPHNRLGSTAEAQRLLGRARSELEFIGPGVLLESLEERLAGLQATCRDVGDAVALQYFHSAPWVAWSDAGQPGLLVIEEGEI; the protein is encoded by the coding sequence ATGCTGGCCCGCAACGCCGAGGCGCTCTACTGGATCGGGCGCTACGTCGAGCGCGCCGACGACATCGCCCGCATTCTCGATGTGACTGTGCACCAGCTGCTCGAGGACTCGAGCGTCGATCCTGACCAGACCTCGCGGATTCTGTTGCAGGTGCTGGGAATCGAGCCGCCCAAACATCAGCTCGATCTGTGGTCACTGACCGACCTGGTGGCATTCAGCCGCGATACCGCAGGCGGCTGCTCGATCGTCGAGGCGATCTCGGCGGCCCGTGAAAACGCCCGATCTGCACGGGAAGTCACCTCCAGTGACATGTGGGAGTGCCTGAACACCACCTACAACGCGCTCGCCGAAAGGGAGCGGGCGGCCCGCCGGCTCGGCCCGCACGAGTTCTTCAGCTTCATCGAGGGCCGGGCAGCGATGTTCGCGGGGCTGGCCGATTCGACGCTGTCCCGCGACGACGGGTACCGCTTCCTGGTGCTCGGCCGCGCCATCGAGCGGGTCGACATGACAGTGCGGCTGCTGCTGTCCCGGGTGGGCGACAGCGCATCGTCGCCCGCCTGGGTGACGGTGTTGCGTTCGGCGGGTGCCCACGACACCTACCTGCGCACCTACCGCGGGGTGCTCGACGCCAGTCGGGTCGTCGAATTCATGTTGCTGGACCGGCTTTTCCCACGTTCGATCTACTACTCGCTCAAGCTGGCCGAGCACAGTCTCGACGAGCTCATGCACCGCCCGCACAACCGGTTGGGTTCCACCGCCGAGGCTCAGCGTCTACTCGGCCGCGCCCGCAGCGAGTTGGAGTTCATCGGGCCCGGTGTGCTGCTCGAGTCGCTGGAGGAACGGCTGGCCGGACTGCAGGCAACCTGTCGCGACGTCGGAGATGCGGTGGCGCTGCAGTACTTCCACTCCGCGCCGTGGGTCGCGTGGTCTGACGCCGGGCAGCCGGGCTTGCTGGTGATCGAGGAAGGGGAAATCTGA